One genomic segment of Vulpes vulpes isolate BD-2025 chromosome 2, VulVul3, whole genome shotgun sequence includes these proteins:
- the DHRS3 gene encoding short-chain dehydrogenase/reductase 3 isoform X1, which translates to MVWKWLGALVGFPLQIIYLVAKAAVGLVLPAKLRDLSRENVLITGGGRGIGRQLAREFAERGARKIVLWGRTEKCLKETTEEIRQMGTECHYFICDVGNREEVYQTAKAVREKVGDITILVNNAAVVHGKSLMDSDDDALLKSQHINTLGQFWTTKAFLPRMLELQNGHIVCLNSVLALSAIPGAIDYCTSKASAFAFMESLTLGLLDCPGVSATTVLPFHTSTEMFQGMRVRFPNLFPPLKPETVARRTVEAVQLNQALLLLPWTMHALIILKSILPQAALEEIYRFSGTYTCMNTFKGRT; encoded by the exons ATGGTGTGGAAATGGCTGGGCGCGTTGGTGGGGTTCCCTCTGCAGATCATCTACCTGGTGGCCAAAGCCGCCGTGGGGCTGGTGCTGCCCGCCAAGCTGCGGGACCTGTCACGGGAGAACGTGCTCATCACCGGCGGCGGGAGAGGCATCGGGCGCCAGCTCGCCCGCGAGTTCGCAGAACGCGGCGCCAGGAAG atTGTTCTCTGGGGCCGGACTGAGAAATGCCTGAAGGAGACGACGGAGGAGATTCGGCAGATGGGCACCGAGTGCCACTACTTCATCTGTGACGTGGGCAACCGGGAGGAGGTGTACCAGACGGCCAAAGCCGTCCGGGAGAAG GTGGGCGACATCACCATCCTGGTGAACAACGCGGCTGTGGTCCACGGGAAGAGCCTGATGGACAGTGACGACGATGCCCTCCTCAAGTCCCAGCACATCAACACGCTGGGCCAGTTCTGG ACCACCAAGGCCTTCCTGCCCCGCATGCTGGAGCTGCAGAACGGCCACATCGTGTGTCTCAACTCCGTGCTGGCGCTCTCTGCCATCCCCGGTGCCATCGACTACTGCACGTCCAAAGCCTCGGCCTTCGCCTTCATGGAGAGCCTGACCCTGGGGCTGCTGGACTGCCCAGGAGTCAGCGCCACCACCGTGCTGCCCTTCCACACCAGCACCGAGATGTTCCAGGGCATGAGGGTCAG GTTCCCCAACCTCTTCCCGCCGCTGAAGCCGGAGACGGTGGCGCGGAGGACGGTGGAAGCGGTGCAGCTCAATCaagccctgctcctcctcccgtGGACCATGCACGCCCTCATTATCTTGAAAAG CATCCTCCCACAGGCCGCGCTGGAGGAGATCTACAGATTCTCAGGAACCTACACCTGCATGAACACTTTCAAAGGGCGGACATAG
- the DHRS3 gene encoding short-chain dehydrogenase/reductase 3 isoform X2: protein MGTECHYFICDVGNREEVYQTAKAVREKVGDITILVNNAAVVHGKSLMDSDDDALLKSQHINTLGQFWTTKAFLPRMLELQNGHIVCLNSVLALSAIPGAIDYCTSKASAFAFMESLTLGLLDCPGVSATTVLPFHTSTEMFQGMRVRFPNLFPPLKPETVARRTVEAVQLNQALLLLPWTMHALIILKSILPQAALEEIYRFSGTYTCMNTFKGRT, encoded by the exons ATGGGCACCGAGTGCCACTACTTCATCTGTGACGTGGGCAACCGGGAGGAGGTGTACCAGACGGCCAAAGCCGTCCGGGAGAAG GTGGGCGACATCACCATCCTGGTGAACAACGCGGCTGTGGTCCACGGGAAGAGCCTGATGGACAGTGACGACGATGCCCTCCTCAAGTCCCAGCACATCAACACGCTGGGCCAGTTCTGG ACCACCAAGGCCTTCCTGCCCCGCATGCTGGAGCTGCAGAACGGCCACATCGTGTGTCTCAACTCCGTGCTGGCGCTCTCTGCCATCCCCGGTGCCATCGACTACTGCACGTCCAAAGCCTCGGCCTTCGCCTTCATGGAGAGCCTGACCCTGGGGCTGCTGGACTGCCCAGGAGTCAGCGCCACCACCGTGCTGCCCTTCCACACCAGCACCGAGATGTTCCAGGGCATGAGGGTCAG GTTCCCCAACCTCTTCCCGCCGCTGAAGCCGGAGACGGTGGCGCGGAGGACGGTGGAAGCGGTGCAGCTCAATCaagccctgctcctcctcccgtGGACCATGCACGCCCTCATTATCTTGAAAAG CATCCTCCCACAGGCCGCGCTGGAGGAGATCTACAGATTCTCAGGAACCTACACCTGCATGAACACTTTCAAAGGGCGGACATAG